The following is a genomic window from Oncorhynchus keta strain PuntledgeMale-10-30-2019 unplaced genomic scaffold, Oket_V2 Un_scaffold_9036_pilon_pilon, whole genome shotgun sequence.
taggttggagtcattaaaactagtttacatacacttatgttggagtcattaaaactagtttacaaacactgaggttggagtcattaaaactagtttacatacacttaggttggagtcattacaactagtttacatacacttaggtggagtcattaaaactagtttacatacacttaggttggagtcattaaaactagtttacaaacacttaggttggagtcattagaactagtttacatacacttaggttggagtcattaaaactagtttacatacacttaggttggagtcattaaaactagtttaaatacaattaggttggagtcattaaaactagtttacatacacttaggttggagtcattaaaactagtttacatacacttaggttggagtcattaaaactagtttacaaacactgaggttggagtcattaaaactagtttacatacacttaggttggagtcattaaaactagtttacatacacttatgttggagtcattaaaactagtttacaaacactgaggttggagtcattaaaactagtttacatacacttaggttggagtcattacaactagtttacatacacttagggtggagtcattaaaactagtttacatacacttaggttggagtcattaaaactagtttacaaacacttaggttggagtcattagaactagtttacatacacttagattggagtcattaaaactagtttacatacacttaggttggagtcattaaaactagtttacatacacttaggttgagtcattaaaactagtttacatacacttaggttggagtcattaaaactagtttacatacacttaggttggagtcattaaaactagtttacatacacttaggttggagtcattaaaactagtttacatacacttagggtggagtcattaaaactagtttacatacacttagggtggagtcattaaaactagtttacatacacttaggtgtagtcattaaaactagtttacatacacttaggttggagtcattagaactagtttacatacacttagggtggagtcattaaaactagtttacatacacttaggttggagtcattaaaactagtttacatccacttaggttggagtcattaaaactagtttacatacacttatgttggagtcattaaaactagtttacaaacacttaggttggagtcattaaaactagtttacaaacacttaggttggagtcattaaaacatatttttcaaccactccacaaatttcttgttaacaaactatagttttggcaagtcggttaggatatgtactttgtgcatgacacaagtcatttatacaacaattgttaacaggcgtattatttcaattataattcactgtattacaattccagtgggtcagaagtctacatacactaagttgactgagcctttaaacagcttggaaaattccagaaaattatgtcatggctttagaagcttctgataggcgaattgacatcatttgagtctatctggatgtatttcaaggccaaccttcaaactcagtgcctctttgcttgacatcatgaggaaaatcaaaataaataaatcagccaagaacacagaaaagaattgtagacctccacaagtctggttcatccttgggagcaatttccaaacgcctgaaggtaccatgttcatctatTCAAACAATattacacaagtataaacaccatgggaccacgcaaccgtcataccgctcaggaaggagacgcgttctgtctcctagagattaaggtcctttggtgtgaaaagtgaaaatcaatcccagaacaacagcaaaggaccttgtgaagatgctggaggaaacaggtataaaattctatatccacagtaaaaccagtcctgtatcgacataacctgaaaggccgctcagcaagggagaagccactgctcccaaaccgccataaaaaagccagactacggtttgcaactgcacatggagacaaagatcgtactttttggagaaatgccctctggtctgatgaaacaaaaatagagctgtttggccataatgaccattgttttgtttggagaaaaaagggggagacttacaagccaaagaacaccatcccaaccatgaggAACGgggggggcagcatcatgttgtgggggtgctttgctgcaggagggactggtgcacaaaaTAGATCGCTTCAcaaggaaggaaaattatgtggatatattgaagcaacatctcaagacatcagtcaggaagttaaagcttggtcgcaaatggtttttccaaatggaaaatggcttatggacaacaaagtcaaggttttggagttgccatcacagagcgctgacctcaatcctatagaaaatgtgtgggcagaactgaaaaagcgtgtgcgagtaaggaagcctacaaacctgactcagttacaccagctctgtcaggaggaatgggccaaaattcacccaatttattgtggtaagcttgtggaaggctacctgaaccGTTAGACCCAAGTTGGACAATTTAAAGGTGAtcctacaaaatactaattgagtttatgtaaacttctgatccactgggaatgtgatgaaaaaaataaaagctattattctgacatttcacattcctaattaaaataaagtggtgatcctaactgacctaagacagggagggaatttatactaggattaaatgtcaggaattgtgaaaattaaatgtatttggctaaggtgtatgtaaacctccgacttcaacagtAAATATATGTTGTTATTCTTTGCTTATtttgagtgtgtgcgtgtttgtgcatgcatgcataccAACCAGCCcaccagcaacaacaacaacatcatcatcaacaataACATCAACAGCATCAATAAGTACAATAacagcatcaacaacaactacaacaacatcaataacaacagaaacaataatatcaacaacaacatcaacagcatcaacaaaaacaacaacagcatcaacaacaacaacatcaacaacaaaaacataatcaacaacaacaacatcatcaacatcatcaacatcaacaacaacagcaacatcatcaacaacatcaacaacaacagcaacatcaacaacaacatcaatgaCATGaacaacatcatcaacatcaacaacaacatcaacaacaacagcaacaacagcaacatcAACATCAATGACATGaacaacatcatcaacatcaataacaatatcaacaacaacaacaacaatatcatcaacaacaacaacatcgtcctcaacaacattatgaacaacatcaacatcatcaacatcaacaacaacaacatcatcaacaacatcaacaacatcaacaacaacaacaacaacaacaacaacaacatcaacatcatcaacaacaacatcaacaacaacatcaacatcaacaacaacaacaacatcatcaacaacaacaacatcatcctcaacaacattatgaacaacatcaacatcatcaacatcaacaacaacatcaacaacatcaacaacatcaacatcaacatcaacaacaacatcaacatcatcaacatcaacaacaacatcatcaacatcaacaacaacaacaacatcatcatcaacaacaacatcaacaacatcaacatcaacatcaacatcaacatcatcaacatgaacaacaacaacaaaatgagtGTTATACTGGTCCAGAATATATTGAAAGCTTAAAGAAGCGTCTGGATTAATCTAATTGGATGTgagcacacacgcagacacacgcagacacacacacacacagacacacacacgcagacacacacacacacacgcagacacacacacgcagacacacacacacacacacgcagacagacacacacacacacacacacacgcagacacacacacagacacacacacacacgcagacacacgcagacacacgcacacacacacacacacagacacacacacgcagacacacacacacacacgcagacacacacacgcagacacacacacacacacacgcagacagacacacacacgcagacacacacacacacacacacacacacacacacacacacacacacacacacacacacacacacacacacacacacacacacacacacacacacacacacacacacacccccacccctctccatGTGTTATTCCTGTTAAAAACCCAGATTTCCCCTCTGGCTATAGAAGGTACCAGAATACATTCAGACTGCTGGCACTGCAGTCCAACGGCGTTTTTGTGTAACCTGACCGCAGCCTCTCCTGGACGCGCTGGACACTCCATGGCCACAGGCGGGACAGGTTGGACAGGAAACAGATTTGTCTCGTGATACTAATGAGGGGTTAGTATCTCCGGGCAGATGTCTGGTTgctttccaaatggcaccctattccctatttataatgcactactttagaccagagctctatggaaccctattccctatgtagggaataggcgtGGTATAGATACCATAGTATATTATGGTATGAATACTATTGTATAttatggtataaatactatagttttctatggtataaatactatagtatattatgatataaatactatagtatattatagtataaatactatagtatattatggtataaatactatagtatattatagtataaatactatagtatattatggtataaatactatagtatattatggtataaatactatagtatattatggtgtaaatactatagtatattatggtataaatactgtagtatattatggtataaatactatagtatattatggtataaatactatagtatattgtggtataaatactatagtatattatggtataaatactatagtatattatggtataaatactatagtatattgTGGTATAAATACTACAGTATCCTATGGTATACATATTATAGTTTCCTAtggtataaatactgtagtatcccatagtataaatactgtagtatcctATGGTATAAATACTGCAGTATCCTATGGTATAAATACTGCAGTATCCTATGGTATAAATACTGCAGTATcctatggtataaatactatagtttcctatggtataaatactatactttcctatggtataaatactgtagtatcctatagtataaatactgtagtatgctagggtataaatactatagtatgctagggtataaatactatagtatgctagggtataaatactatagtttcctatggtataaatactgtagtatgctcgggtataaatactatagtatgctagggtataaatactatagtttcctatggtataaatactgtagtatcctattgtcacaccctgaccctagtttgctttgtatgtttctatgttttggttggtcagggtgtgatctgagtgggatgttggatgtgttgtttgtctatttctatgtctggcctgatatggttgtcaatcagaggcaggtgttagtctctgattgggaaccatatttaggtagcctgggtttcactgtgtgtttgtgggtgattgttcctgtctctgtgttttgcaccagatggGATGGGTTTtaggttttccacgtttattgtttttgttagtttattcatgtctagtgtctttattaaagaacacgaataaccaccacgctgcgttttggtccgcctctacttcacctaaagaaaaccgttacaaaatcacccaccacaacaggaccaagcggcgtggtaacaggcaacagcagGAGAGGCAGCAATGTCTGGACTAtactacttgggaggaaatagacaggtgggcggtcgacccaggaggagtgccggagcccgcctgggattcgctggagcagtgcgaggagGGGTGTAgaagaatggagtcgaagagacaAGCACGGTGGCGGggtaggaagcccgagagtcagccccaaaattTATTGGGGAGGCACACAGAACGTGTGGcaaagccaggtaggagacctgagctaacttcctgtgcttaccgggggctcGAGAGACCGgacaggcactgtgttatgctgtgaagcgcacggtgtccccagtgcgggtgcatagcccggtgcggtacattccagctccgcgtatcggccgagctagagtgggcatcgagccaagtgccatgaagctgGCTCTACGCAGCTGGTCTCCAGTGCTTCTCCTTGgtccggcttacatggcaccagccttgcgcacggtgtccccggttcgcctgcatagcccagtgcgggctattccacctcgccgcactggcagggcgagtTATGGGTGGCACCAATTGGATaatgggggaggggaatgggcaggATATATGAAAATTAAAATCTGCAGTATTTACTATAGATTAAAAAGTGTAGTGAATTTGTGGataatactgttgtatttacTATAGTTAAAAAAGTGCAGTGTTTTGGTGGATAATAATGTAGTTTTTACTATAGTTAAAAAAGTGCAGTGTTTTTGtggataatactgtagtatttactatagtttaAAAAAGTGTTGTGTTTTTGCGGACATTgcttactatagtattctacagtatactacaccatTCTGGAGTAAGTACGACACTTCACAGAGGAACACTACAGtgtatactatagtattctacagtatactacagtttactacagaattATACAGTATGGACTGTAGTATTTTATAGTAAAGTGTAGTATTTTGTTATGTGAGGGGGGTGGGCATTTGAGACGAATCCTCTGCTGGGCTATACCTCCCTGACTCCCCGGAAGCTACCTACCTCTAGTCCAGACTCCCGGAAGCTACCTACCTCCAGTCCAGACTCCCTGGAAGCTACCTACCCCCAGTCAAGACTCCCTGGaagctacctacctccctccagaCTCCCTGGAAGCTACCTACCCCCAGTCCAGACTCCCTGGAAGCTACCTACCTCCAGTCCAGACTCTCTGGAAGCTACCTACCTCCAGTCCAGACTCTCTGGAAGCTACCTACCTCCAGTCCAGACTCCCTGGAAGCTACCTACCTCCCTGACTCCCTGGAAGCTACCTACCTCCAGTCTAGACTCCCTGGAAGCTACCCACCTCCCTGACTCCTGGAAGCTACCTACCTCCAGTCCAGACTCCCGAAAGCTACCTACCTCCAGTCCAGACTCTCTGAAGCTCCCTACCTCCAGTCCAGACTCCCCGGAAGCTACCTACTTCCAGTTCAGACTCCCGGAAGCTACCTACCTCCAGTCCAGACTCCCGGAAGCTACCTACCTCCAGTCCAGACTCCCGGAAGCTACCTACCTCCAGTCCAGACTCCTTGGAAGCTACCTACCTCCCTGACTCCCTGGAAGCCACCTACCTCCAGTCCAGACTCCCGGAAGCTACCTACCTCCAGTCCAGACTCCCTGGAAGCTACCTACCCCCAGTCCAGACTCCCTGGAAGCTACCTACCCCCAGTCCAGACTCCCCGGAAGCTACCTACCTCCAGTCCAGACTCCCTGGAAGCTACCTACCCCCAGTCCAGACTCCCTGGAAGCTACCTCCCTCCCTTACTCCCTGGAAGCTACCTACCTCCCTGACTCCCTGGAAGCTACCTACCTCCCTGACTCCCTGGAAGCTACCTACCCCAGTCCAGACTCCTGGAAGCTACCTCCCTCCCTTACTCCCTGGAAGCTACCTACCTCCCTGACTCCCTGGAAGCTACCTACCTCCCTGACTCCCTGGAAGCTACCTACCCCCAGTCCAGACTCCCCTGAAGCTACCTACCTCCAGTCCAGACTCTCTGGAAGCTACCTACCTCCAGTCCAGACTCTCTGGAAGCTACCTACCTCCAGTCCAGACTCCCTGGAAGCTACCTACCTCCCTGACTCCCTGAAGCTACCTACCTCCAGTCTAGACTCCCTGGAAGCTACCCACCTCCCTGACTCCTGGAAGCTACCTACCTCCAGTCCAGACTCCCGAAAGCTACCTACCTCCAGTCCAGACTCTCTGGAAGCTCCCTACCTCCAGTCCAGACTCCCGGAAGCTACCTACTTCCAGTTCAGACTCCCGGAAGCTACCTACCTCCAGTCCAGACTCCCCGGAAGCTACCTACCTCCAGTCCAGACTCCCGGAAGCTACCTACCTCCAGTCCAGACTCCTTGGAAGCTACCTACCTCCCTGACTCCCTGAAGCCACCTACCTCCAGTCCAGACTCCCGGAAGCTACCTACCTCCAGTCCAGACTCCTGGAAGCTACCTACCCCCAGTCCAGACTCCCTGGAAGCTACCTACCCCCAGTCCAGACTCCCGGAAGCTACCTACCTCCAGTCCAGACTCCCTGGAAGCTACCTACCCCCCAGTCCAGACTCCCTGGAAGCTACCTCCCTCCCTTACTCCCTGAAGCTACCTACCTCCCTGACTCCCTGGAAGCTACCTACCTCCTGACTCCCTGGAAGCTACCTACCCCCAGTCCAGACTCCCTGGAAGCTACCTACCTGCAGTCCAGACTCCCTGGAAGCTACCTACCTGCAGTCCAGACACCCGGGAAGCTACCTACCTGCAGTCCAGACTCCCCGGAAGCTACCTATCTCAAGTCCAGAAGCTACCTACCTCCAGTCCAAACTGACAAAAACACGGAAAAACAAACGATTGTCTCTGTTCTGCCTGACTGTGCACGCCAGATACACTTCTGATCAGacggagacagacacacaaaggCGACGGAAAGCCTTTTAAAAAGCTTTTCATCCTGCATCTTCGTGGAATTCGCCATGCGATTCATTTAAATATTGTCTGCATACATTCCTAATATGTGTGTtgacattattattatatttttactttAATCTGTCAAGCTTTGAGCTGAAATACTAAACGGGCCCAATAAAGTGACCGATACAGACGGGCCCAATAAAGTGACCGATACAGACGGGCCCAATAAAGTGACCGATACAGACGGGCCCAATAAAGTGACCGATACAGACGGGCCCAATAAAGTGACCGACCACAGACGGGCCCAATAAAGTGACCGATACAGACGGGCCCAATAAAGTGACCGATACAGTCGGGCCCAATAAAGTGACCGATACAGACGGGCCCAATAAAGTGACCGATACAGACGGGCCCAATAAAGTGACCGATACAGACGGGCCCAATAAAGTGACCGATACAGACGGGCCCAATAAAGTGACCGATACAGACTGGCCCAATAAAGTGACCGATACAGACGGGCCCAATAAAGTGACCGATACAGACGGGCCCAATAAAGTGACCGATACAGACTGGCCCAATAAAGTGACCGATACAGACGGGCCCAATAAAGTGACCGATACAGACGGGCCCAATAAAGTGACCGATACAGACGGGCCCAATAAAGTGACCGATACAGACGGGCCCAATAAAGTGACCGATACAGACGGGCCCAATAAAGTGACCGATACAGACGGGCCCAATAAAGTGACCGATACAGACGGGCCCAATAAAGTGACCGATACAGACGGGCCCAATAAAGTGACCGATACAGACGGGCCCAATAAAGTGACCGATACAGACGGGCCCAATAAAGTGACCGATACAGACGGGCCCAATAAAGTGACCGATACAGACGGGCCCAATAAAGTGACCGATACAGACGGGCCCAATAAAGTGACCGATACAGACGGGCCCAATAAAGTGACCGATACAGACGGGCCCAATAAAGTGACCGATACAGACAGGCCCAATAAAGTGACCGATACAGACGGGCCCAATAAAGTGACCGATACAGACTGGCCCAATAAAGTGACCGATACAGACGGGCCCAATAAAGTGACCGATACAGACGGGCCCAATAAAGTGACCGATACAGACTGGCCCAATAAAGTGACCGATACAGACGGGCCCAATAAAGTGACCGATACAGACGGGCCCAATAAAGTGACCGATACAGACGGGCCCAATAAAGTGACCGATACAGACGGGCCCAATAAAGTGACCGATACAGACGGGCCCAATAAAGTGACCGATACAGACGGGCCCAATAAAGTGACCGATACAGACGGGCCCAATAAAGTGACCGATACAGACGGGCCCAATAAAGTGACCGATACAGACGGGCCCAATAAAGTGACCGATACAGACGGGCCCAATAAAGTGACCGATACAGACGGGCCCAATAAAGTGACCGATACAGACGGGCCCAATAAAGTGACCGATACAGACGGGCCCAATAAAGTGACCGATACAGACGGGCCCAATAAAGTGACCGATACAGACGGGCCCAATAAAGTGACCGATACAGACGGGCCCAATAAAGTGACCGATACAGACGGGCCCAATAAAGTGACCGATACAGACGGGCCCAATAAAGTGACCGATACAGACGGGCCCAATAAAGTGACCGATACAGACGGGCCCAATAAAGTGACGACAGACGGGCCCAATAAAGTGACCGATACAGACGGGCCCAATAAAGTGACCGATACAGACGGGCCCAATAAAGTGACCGATACAGACGGGCCCAATAAAGTGACCGATACAGACGGGCCCAATAAAGTGACCGATACAGACGGGCCCAATAAAGTGACCGATACAGACGGGCCCAATAAAGTGACCGATACAGACGGGCCCAATAAAGTGACCGATACAGACGGGCCCAATAAAGTGACCGATACAGACGGGCCCAATAAAGTGACCGATACAGACGGGCCCAATAAAGTGACCGATACAGACGGGCCCAATAAAGTGACCGATACAGACGGGCCCAATAAAGTGACCGATACAGACTGGCCCAATAAAGTGACCGATACAGACGGGCCCAATAAAGTGACCGATACAGACGGGCCCAATAAAGTGACCGATACAGACGGGCCCAATAAAGTGACCGATACAGAGATGAGAAAACAGGATGCAAATGTATAATACGTCCCTattggcaacctattccctacgtagggcactacttttgaccagggcccaataggGGATAGTGAGCCCTTTGGGACCACAGCAATATGTGAGTCTTTATTTGAGATTCTATCAAAGGGGTTGATAGAGGTGGTCTGTCTAGGCTCTCAACTCCTCATCCTTTTACCTTATGGTCTTGTCCTCAGTGCTCGTGTTCCTTTAGATGTCTCTCATTAGTCTGCCTGCAACGTGTCACAGCACAAATGACTTCACTTATTTTTCACTTTAGTCTTTTGAACAGATTTCACCCCCCCCCGACCCCTTATCCCCCATCTCCCTAACTACCATAAGGTGGCCTTGCTCTGTGAAGAAACTTAATggcctaatatatatatatattgtctctatctctctctctctctctctctaaaatttACATTTAACGGATTTATTGGCATATGTTAACTTTTCCAAAGAAACAATAAATTAACAGTAAAAATTACACTCGCAAaagttacaaaataataaaatctctcttcccccctctctatctctccccactctctcctctctctctcccatcagaaCCATTTGGAATATGATGGGTCCATATAACCTATTCTCTGTGAAAACTGGTTAAAGACATTTAACTTGTTCGGTAAAGGATGGAGAGCGTTGCTGCAgggctattttcaggtttctgcagagatgtttgatccggttcatgtccgggctctgactgggccactcaaggacattcagagacatgtcctgaagccactactgcgttgtcttggctgtgtgcttgaatcctgactagtctcccagtccctgtcgctgaaaaacatccccacagcacaccaccgtagggatggtgccaggtttcctccatcaTGACCAGTCACCCagtcccccacagcatgatgctgccacagaccagagaatcttgtttcttatagTCAGAGTCCTTTGGTGAttttttttggcaaactccaagcgagctgtcatgtgccttttactgaggagtggcttccgtcgggccactctaccataatggcctgattggtggagtgctgcagagatggttgtccttctggaaggttctcccatcttcgcagagaaactctggagctctgtcagaaagaccatcgggttcttggtcacctcctgaccGAGGCCCTTCtgccctgattgctcagtttggccgggcagccagctctaggaagcgtctTACTGGTTGCCGGCTCTAGGAAGCGTCTTACtggttgccagctctaggaagcgtcttattggttgccagctctaggaagcgtcttactggttgccagctctaggaagcgtcttactggttgccagctctaggaagcgcCTTACTGGTTGCCGGCTCTAGGAACCGTCTTACtggttgccagctctaggaagcgtctTCCTGGTTGCCGGCTCTAGGAAGCGTCTTACtggttgccagctctaggaagcgtctcactggttgccagctctaggaagcatCTTACTGGTTGCCGGCTCTAGGAAGCGTCTTACtggttgccagctctaggaagcgtctTACTGGTTGCCGGCTCTAGGAAGCATCTTACtggttgccagctctaggaagcgtcttactagttgccagctctaggaagcgtcgtactggttgccagctctaggaagcgtctTACTGGTTGCCAACTCTAGGAAGCGTCTTACtggttgccagctctaggaagcgtcttactggttgccagctctaggaagcgtcttactagttgccagctctaggaagcgtcttgctggttgccagctctaggaagcgcCTTA
Proteins encoded in this region:
- the LOC127929615 gene encoding otolith matrix protein OMM-64-like — encoded protein: MESKRQARWRGRKPESQPQNLLGRHTERVAKPDGPNKVTDTDGPNKVTDTVGPNKVTDTDGPNKVTDTDGPNKVTDTDGPNKVTDTDGPNKVTDTDWPNKVTDTDGPNKVTDTDGPNKVTDTDWPNKVTDTDGPNKVTDTDGPNKVTDTDGPNKVTDTDGPNKVTDTDGPNKVTDTDGPNKVTDTDGPNKVTDTDGPNKVTDTDGPNKVTDTDGPNKVTDTDGPNKVTDTDGPNKVTDTDGPNKVTDTDGPNKVTDTDGPNKVTDTDRPNKVTDTDGPNKVTDTDWPNKVTDTDGPNKVTDTDGPNKVTDTDWPNKVTDTDGPNKVTDTDGPNKVTDTDGPNKVTDTDGPNKVTDTDGPNKVTDTDGPNKVTDTDGPNKVTDTDGPNKVTDTDGPNKVTDTDGPNKVTDTDGPNKVTDTDGPNKVTDTDGPNKVTDTDGPNKVTDTDGPNKVTDTDGPNKVTDTDGPNKVTDTDGPNKVTDTDGPNKVTDTDGPNKVTTDGPNKVTDTDGPNKVTDTDGPNKVTDTDGPNKVTDTDGPNKVTDTDGPNKVTDTDGPNKVTDTDGPNKVTDTDGPNKVTDTDGPNKVTDTDGPNKVTDTDGPNKVTDTDGPNKVTDTDWPNKVTDTDGPNKVTDTDGPNKVTDTDGPNKVTDTEMRKQDANV